From Saccharothrix espanaensis DSM 44229, the proteins below share one genomic window:
- a CDS encoding MFS transporter, producing the protein MPVDRATSQAWLIWSTAVVVYVAALFHRTSLGVAGLEAADRFHVGPAALSTFTVLQIGLYALMQIPTGLLVDRFGARRVLVAAALLMGVGQVMFALASSYPLGLGARAVLGIGDAMTWVSVLRLAAAHFPPRRFTVVMSLSAALGGAGNLVATVPLTLLLASTGWTATFLIAGVATAAYSAVVAWRVREVPHGVTQPPVEPVPLRTVAKRVVSAWSVPGTRLGFWVHFASMSTPAMLGLLWGFPYLVEAQGMSRPDASAVLSLLVVVGIVAGPLIGAVIARKPEWRMPIVGCYLGAALVGWAVLLGWPGGVLPPGVLAVVFGVLAVGGPTSGVAFALVRDYNPLHRVSTATGVANVGGFAAITFTAFAVGVVLDLTEGLPVAQAYRIAFLAVVSVLVLGVWRTAVWWRRARAEVFAAEERGEQVPVQLRRRRWDVLAEA; encoded by the coding sequence GTGCCGGTCGATCGTGCCACCAGCCAGGCGTGGCTGATCTGGTCAACCGCCGTCGTCGTCTACGTGGCAGCCCTCTTCCACCGCACCTCGCTCGGCGTCGCCGGGCTCGAAGCCGCCGACCGCTTCCACGTCGGACCCGCCGCGCTCAGCACGTTCACCGTGCTCCAGATCGGCCTCTACGCCCTGATGCAGATCCCCACCGGCCTGCTCGTCGACCGGTTCGGCGCGCGCCGCGTCCTGGTCGCCGCCGCCCTGCTGATGGGTGTCGGCCAGGTCATGTTCGCGCTCGCCTCCTCCTACCCGCTCGGCCTGGGCGCGCGGGCCGTGCTCGGCATCGGCGACGCGATGACGTGGGTGAGCGTCCTGCGCCTGGCCGCCGCGCACTTCCCGCCACGCCGGTTCACCGTCGTGATGTCGCTGTCCGCCGCGCTCGGCGGCGCGGGCAACCTGGTCGCCACCGTCCCGCTGACCCTGCTGCTGGCGAGCACCGGGTGGACCGCCACGTTCCTGATCGCGGGCGTGGCCACCGCCGCCTACTCGGCCGTCGTCGCGTGGCGCGTCCGCGAGGTGCCGCACGGCGTGACCCAGCCACCCGTCGAACCGGTGCCGCTGCGCACCGTGGCCAAGCGCGTCGTCTCGGCGTGGTCCGTGCCCGGCACGCGGCTCGGCTTCTGGGTGCACTTCGCGTCCATGTCCACACCGGCGATGCTCGGCCTGCTGTGGGGGTTCCCGTACCTGGTCGAGGCGCAGGGGATGAGCCGCCCCGACGCGTCGGCGGTGCTCAGCCTGCTCGTCGTGGTCGGGATCGTGGCCGGACCGCTGATCGGCGCGGTGATCGCGCGCAAGCCGGAGTGGCGGATGCCGATCGTCGGCTGCTACCTCGGTGCGGCGCTGGTCGGGTGGGCCGTGCTGCTCGGGTGGCCCGGCGGGGTGCTGCCGCCCGGCGTGCTCGCGGTCGTGTTCGGCGTGCTCGCGGTCGGCGGCCCGACCTCCGGCGTGGCGTTCGCGCTGGTGCGCGACTACAACCCGTTGCACCGGGTGTCGACGGCCACCGGCGTCGCGAACGTCGGCGGGTTCGCCGCGATCACGTTCACCGCGTTCGCGGTCGGCGTGGTGCTGGACCTGACCGAGGGGCTGCCGGTCGCCCAGGCGTACCGGATCGCCTTCCTGGCCGTGGTTTCCGTGCTGGTGCTCGGCGTGTGGCGGACCGCCGTGTGGTGGCGCCGGGCGCGTGCGGAGGTGTTCGCGGCGGAGGAGCGCGGGGAGCAGGTGCCGGTGCAGTTGCGTCGCCGGCGTTGGGACGTTCTGGCCGAGGCTTAG
- a CDS encoding MATE family efflux transporter, producing the protein MVERPVLGGVVVEERVPARRVIGLAAPALGVLAAEPLYVLVDTAVVGHLGALPLAGLAVGGVLFTQVATQLTFLSYGTTARASRLFGAGRRGDAVQEGVQATWLALVAGLLVIGLGQLLAAPAARLLAGDEVAGQAESWLRIALFGAPFVLVTMAGNGWMRGVQDTFRPLRYVLLGNGISAVLCPVLVYGAGWGLEGSAVANVAAQVVSAGFFFRALFVERVPLRPRPELMRAQLGLGRDLVLRSLAFQACFLSAASVAARTSVGAVGAHQIVLQLWTFLALVLDSLAIAAQAIVGQALGAHRPEQAKRFAWQVTGYGLVFGVLLGVVFAALAGVIPPLFTTDPAVLGEVPHAWWFFVALQPVAGVVFALDGVLLGAGDAAFLRTATLLAAGVGFLPLIWASYAYGWGLVGIWAGLSAFMVLRLVPLLLRTRSGRWARVGVVW; encoded by the coding sequence ATGGTCGAGAGGCCGGTCTTGGGGGGCGTGGTCGTGGAGGAGCGGGTGCCCGCGCGGCGGGTGATCGGGTTGGCTGCGCCTGCCCTCGGGGTGTTGGCGGCCGAGCCGCTGTACGTGCTGGTCGACACCGCCGTGGTGGGCCACCTGGGCGCGTTGCCGCTGGCCGGGCTGGCCGTCGGCGGCGTGCTGTTCACCCAGGTCGCCACCCAGCTGACCTTCCTGTCCTACGGCACGACGGCGCGCGCGTCCCGGCTGTTCGGGGCGGGCCGCCGGGGTGACGCGGTCCAGGAAGGCGTGCAGGCGACGTGGCTGGCCCTCGTCGCGGGCCTGCTGGTGATCGGCCTGGGGCAGTTGCTGGCCGCGCCCGCCGCCCGGCTGCTGGCCGGTGACGAGGTGGCCGGGCAGGCCGAGTCGTGGCTGCGGATCGCCCTGTTCGGCGCGCCGTTCGTGCTGGTCACGATGGCGGGCAACGGGTGGATGCGGGGCGTTCAGGACACCTTCCGACCACTGCGGTACGTGTTGCTGGGCAACGGGATCTCGGCCGTGCTGTGCCCGGTGCTCGTGTACGGCGCCGGGTGGGGGCTGGAGGGCAGCGCGGTCGCGAACGTGGCCGCGCAGGTCGTGTCGGCCGGGTTCTTCTTCCGCGCGCTGTTCGTCGAACGGGTGCCGCTGCGGCCACGGCCGGAGTTGATGCGGGCGCAGCTCGGGCTCGGGCGCGACCTGGTCCTGCGCAGCCTGGCGTTCCAGGCGTGCTTCCTGTCCGCCGCGTCGGTCGCCGCGCGCACGTCGGTCGGCGCGGTCGGCGCGCACCAGATCGTGCTGCAGCTCTGGACGTTCCTGGCGCTGGTGCTCGACTCGCTGGCGATCGCGGCGCAGGCCATCGTCGGGCAAGCGCTGGGCGCGCACCGGCCCGAGCAGGCCAAGAGGTTCGCCTGGCAGGTCACCGGGTACGGGCTGGTGTTCGGCGTGCTGCTGGGCGTGGTGTTCGCCGCGCTGGCGGGGGTGATCCCGCCGCTGTTCACCACCGACCCGGCGGTGCTGGGCGAGGTGCCGCACGCGTGGTGGTTCTTCGTCGCCCTGCAACCGGTGGCCGGGGTGGTGTTCGCGTTGGACGGGGTGCTGCTCGGCGCGGGCGACGCCGCGTTCCTGCGCACCGCGACCCTGCTGGCCGCCGGGGTCGGCTTCCTGCCGCTGATCTGGGCCTCGTACGCCTACGGCTGGGGGCTCGTCGGCATCTGGGCGGGGTTGTCCGCGTTCATGGTCCTGCGCCTGGTCCCGCTGCTGCTCCGGACGCGTTCGGGCAGATGGGCGCGGGTGGGGGTGGTGTGGTGA
- a CDS encoding DHH family phosphoesterase: MPNDLNAPLESAADVLRAASDVTLLAHVNPDADALGSALALGLVLHRLGKSVRVSFGEPETVPETLLGLDVAGLLVPASAVPAAPEVLVALDTGSVARLGPLADRVSTAGAVVVLDHHVSNPGYGTVNVIDPTAEATALVVLRLLDVLGVELDEPVARCVYAGLVTDTRSFRHASAATHEVAARLLAAGVDAEAVARPLMDSHPFGYLGMLAKVLGRAELIADAAGGRGFVHAVVTLDDAAGLRPEEVESVVDLVRTTAEAEVAAVLKELRPSSWSVSLRAVSAVDVREVAQLLGGGGHRLAAGYTAEGDAADVLARLRVALETVAG, from the coding sequence GTGCCCAACGATCTGAACGCCCCGCTGGAGTCCGCCGCCGACGTCCTGCGCGCCGCGTCCGACGTGACCTTGCTGGCCCACGTGAACCCGGACGCGGACGCGCTGGGCAGCGCGTTGGCGCTGGGACTGGTGCTGCACCGGCTCGGCAAGTCCGTGCGGGTGTCGTTCGGCGAGCCGGAGACCGTGCCGGAGACGTTGCTGGGCCTCGACGTGGCCGGCCTGCTGGTGCCCGCGTCGGCGGTGCCCGCCGCGCCCGAGGTGCTGGTGGCGCTGGACACCGGATCGGTGGCCCGGCTGGGCCCGCTGGCCGACCGGGTGTCGACGGCGGGTGCCGTGGTCGTGCTGGACCACCACGTGTCCAACCCCGGCTACGGCACGGTGAACGTGATCGACCCCACGGCCGAGGCCACCGCGCTGGTGGTGCTGCGGCTGCTGGACGTGCTGGGCGTCGAGCTGGACGAGCCGGTGGCCCGGTGCGTGTACGCGGGCCTGGTCACCGACACCCGGTCGTTCCGGCACGCGAGCGCGGCCACCCACGAGGTGGCGGCGCGGCTGCTGGCGGCCGGGGTGGACGCCGAGGCGGTCGCCCGGCCATTGATGGACTCTCACCCGTTCGGGTATCTCGGGATGTTGGCGAAGGTGCTGGGCCGCGCCGAGCTGATCGCCGACGCGGCCGGCGGACGCGGGTTCGTGCACGCCGTGGTGACCTTGGACGACGCCGCCGGGCTGCGCCCGGAGGAGGTCGAGAGCGTGGTCGACCTGGTGCGCACCACGGCCGAGGCCGAGGTGGCGGCGGTGCTCAAGGAGCTGCGGCCGTCGTCGTGGTCGGTGTCGTTGCGCGCGGTGAGCGCGGTCGACGTGCGCGAGGTCGCCCAGCTGCTCGGCGGCGGCGGGCACCGGCTGGCGGCCGGGTACACCGCCGAGGGCGACGCGGCGGACGTGCTGGCCCGGTTGCGCGTGGCGTTGGAGACCGTCGCCGGCTGA
- the rbfA gene encoding 30S ribosome-binding factor RbfA, giving the protein MADQARARKLAKRISQIVASALEHEVKDPRLARVTITDTRVTGDLHDATVYYTVLGEKLDAEPDLAGAAAALESAKGVLRTMVGQQTGVRFTPTLAFVTDTVPDEARRMDELLARAREADAEVARIAHGAEPAGEPDPYKPPREAEESD; this is encoded by the coding sequence GTGGCCGACCAGGCTCGGGCGCGCAAGCTGGCCAAGCGGATCTCGCAGATCGTGGCCTCCGCGCTGGAACACGAGGTGAAGGACCCGCGGTTGGCGCGGGTGACGATCACCGACACGCGGGTCACCGGTGACCTGCACGACGCGACGGTCTACTACACCGTGCTCGGCGAGAAGCTCGACGCCGAGCCGGACCTCGCGGGTGCCGCGGCGGCGTTGGAGTCGGCCAAGGGCGTGCTGCGCACCATGGTGGGGCAGCAGACCGGGGTCCGGTTCACGCCGACCCTGGCGTTCGTCACCGACACCGTGCCAGACGAGGCGCGCCGGATGGACGAGCTGCTGGCCCGCGCCCGCGAGGCGGACGCCGAAGTGGCCCGGATCGCGCACGGGGCCGAACCCGCGGGCGAGCCGGACCCGTACAAGCCGCCGCGGGAAGCCGAGGAATCGGACTAG
- a CDS encoding DUF503 domain-containing protein, whose amino-acid sequence MYVGALELDVLLGDVHSLKQKRSVVKPVVAELRRRFEVSVAEAGHLDLHRRALIGVAAVAADAEHVRDVLAACERLVAGRPELELLSARHRLVGPEDD is encoded by the coding sequence TTGTACGTGGGTGCCCTGGAGTTGGACGTGCTGCTCGGTGACGTCCACTCGTTGAAGCAGAAGCGGTCCGTGGTGAAGCCGGTCGTGGCCGAACTGCGGCGCAGGTTCGAGGTGTCGGTCGCCGAGGCCGGGCACCTCGACCTGCACCGCCGCGCGCTGATCGGAGTGGCGGCCGTGGCCGCCGACGCCGAGCATGTCAGGGACGTGCTGGCCGCGTGCGAGCGGCTGGTGGCCGGACGTCCCGAACTGGAACTGCTCTCCGCCCGCCACCGCCTGGTGGGGCCGGAGGACGACTGA
- the infB gene encoding translation initiation factor IF-2: protein MAGKARVHELAKELGVTSKELLTKLADQGEYVKSASSTVEAPVARRLRDAYASKSDAKSKSSGARPAPPKPAGDVKSDARPAAPVGKPGPRPVPGPKPVAPKPAAPAPKAPAPAPVAPAAAPAPAAPAAPAAPAPAAASAAPAPAAAPASAPAPAQQGQGGGQQQGGGRPSGPRPGPRAPQQQPAAAQQSPSVVPPKPQAPKPAGARPPRPGNNPFGVGGGAPAPRPQAPRPQAPGGGDRPERGGDRGGSTKPGDSRPAGPRPGGSAGSGGPRPNPGNMPPRPNPGMMPGRPAGPRPGGGGGGGGRPGGGPGGGGRGPGGGGGRPGGGGGGGGGFRGGPGGGGGGGGGGFRGGPGGGGGGGGGGGFRPGGGGGAPAGGGGFRGGGGRPGGGGPGGRGGAAGAFGRPGGPARRGRKSKRQKRQEYMDNMQAPSVGGVRLPKGSGETIRLPRGASLTDFADKINANPASLVQVLFHLGEMVTATQSVSDEILELLGSEMNYVVQVVSPEEEDRELLETFDITYGEDAGDETDLQIRPPVVTVMGHVDHGKTRLLDTIRKAKVAEGEAGGITQHIGAYQVQTELEGNPRLITFIDTPGHEAFTAMRARGANSTDIAVIVVAADDGVMPQTVEAINHAQAANAPIVVAVNKIDKEGANPAKIRQQLTEYGLVAEEYGGDTMFVDISAKQGINIDGLLEAILLTADASLDLRANPDMEAQGVAIEAHLDRGRGPVATVLVQRGSLRVGDSIVAGDAYGRVRRMVDEHGDDVTVATPSRPVQVIGLTSVPGAGDSFLVVEEDRTARQIAERRQARTRNALNAARRKRVSLEDLDAALKETSALTLIIKGDNSGTVEALEDALLKIEVGDDVELRVIHRGVGSVTEGDINLAVAGSAIVLGFNVRAEGKATELANREGVDVRYYTVIYQAIDEIEQALKGMLKPEFEEVQLGRAEIRDVFKSSKVGTIAGCMVLSGEIRRNARARLLRDNNVVQENLPISSLRRFKDDATEVREGFECGLTLGNYADLKVGDVIETFEMREKPRA, encoded by the coding sequence GTGGCAGGCAAGGCCCGCGTGCACGAGCTCGCGAAAGAGCTCGGTGTCACGAGTAAAGAACTGTTGACGAAGCTCGCCGACCAGGGCGAGTACGTGAAGTCCGCGTCCAGCACCGTCGAGGCACCCGTTGCCCGGCGGCTCCGTGACGCCTACGCGTCGAAGTCCGACGCCAAGTCCAAGTCCTCCGGCGCCCGTCCGGCGCCCCCGAAGCCCGCCGGCGACGTGAAGTCCGACGCCCGTCCGGCCGCGCCGGTCGGCAAGCCCGGCCCGCGCCCGGTGCCCGGCCCCAAGCCGGTCGCGCCGAAGCCCGCGGCCCCCGCGCCGAAGGCTCCCGCCCCGGCCCCGGTCGCTCCGGCGGCGGCTCCCGCTCCGGCGGCTCCCGCTGCTCCGGCTGCTCCCGCTCCGGCGGCGGCCTCCGCCGCTCCGGCTCCGGCGGCCGCTCCGGCCTCGGCCCCCGCTCCGGCCCAGCAGGGTCAGGGTGGTGGGCAGCAGCAGGGTGGCGGCCGTCCGTCCGGGCCTCGTCCCGGGCCGCGTGCGCCCCAGCAGCAGCCCGCGGCGGCGCAGCAGAGCCCGTCCGTGGTGCCGCCGAAGCCGCAGGCCCCCAAGCCCGCCGGCGCGCGTCCGCCGCGTCCGGGCAACAACCCGTTCGGTGTCGGCGGCGGCGCTCCCGCGCCTCGTCCGCAGGCCCCTCGTCCGCAGGCGCCCGGTGGCGGTGACCGTCCCGAGCGCGGTGGCGACCGCGGTGGTTCGACCAAGCCCGGCGACTCGCGTCCGGCCGGTCCGCGTCCCGGCGGTTCCGCCGGGTCCGGCGGTCCGCGTCCCAACCCCGGCAACATGCCGCCGCGGCCCAACCCGGGCATGATGCCCGGCCGTCCGGCCGGTCCCCGGCCCGGCGGTGGCGGTGGCGGCGGCGGCCGTCCCGGCGGCGGTCCCGGTGGCGGCGGTCGTGGCCCCGGTGGCGGCGGCGGTCGTCCTGGCGGCGGTGGCGGCGGTGGCGGTGGCTTCCGCGGCGGTCCCGGTGGCGGCGGCGGTGGCGGTGGCGGTGGCTTCCGCGGCGGCCCCGGTGGTGGCGGCGGCGGTGGCGGCGGTGGCGGTTTCCGCCCCGGTGGCGGCGGCGGTGCCCCGGCCGGTGGTGGCGGCTTCCGCGGTGGCGGCGGTCGTCCCGGTGGCGGTGGCCCCGGCGGTCGCGGTGGCGCGGCCGGCGCGTTCGGCCGTCCTGGTGGTCCGGCGCGGCGCGGACGCAAGTCCAAGCGCCAGAAGCGCCAGGAGTACATGGACAACATGCAGGCCCCGTCGGTCGGTGGTGTCCGCCTGCCCAAGGGCAGCGGCGAGACCATCCGGCTGCCGCGCGGCGCCTCGCTGACCGACTTCGCCGACAAGATCAACGCCAACCCGGCTTCGCTGGTGCAGGTGCTGTTCCACCTCGGCGAGATGGTCACCGCGACGCAGTCGGTGTCCGACGAGATCCTGGAGCTGCTCGGCTCCGAGATGAACTACGTCGTGCAGGTCGTGTCCCCCGAGGAGGAGGACCGCGAGCTGCTGGAGACGTTCGACATCACCTACGGCGAGGACGCGGGCGACGAGACGGACCTCCAGATCCGTCCGCCGGTCGTGACCGTCATGGGTCACGTCGACCACGGTAAGACGCGCCTGTTGGACACGATCCGCAAGGCGAAGGTCGCCGAGGGCGAAGCGGGCGGCATCACCCAGCACATCGGCGCCTACCAGGTGCAGACCGAGCTGGAGGGCAACCCCCGCCTCATCACCTTCATCGACACCCCGGGCCACGAGGCGTTCACCGCCATGCGTGCCCGCGGCGCGAACTCGACCGACATCGCGGTCATCGTGGTGGCGGCCGACGACGGCGTGATGCCGCAGACGGTGGAGGCGATCAACCACGCCCAGGCGGCCAACGCGCCGATCGTGGTCGCGGTCAACAAGATCGACAAGGAGGGGGCCAACCCCGCCAAGATCCGCCAGCAGCTCACCGAGTACGGGCTGGTCGCCGAGGAGTACGGCGGCGACACCATGTTCGTCGACATCTCGGCCAAGCAGGGCATCAACATCGACGGTCTGCTGGAAGCGATCCTGCTGACCGCCGACGCCTCGCTGGACCTGCGGGCCAACCCCGACATGGAGGCCCAGGGCGTCGCGATCGAAGCGCACCTGGACCGCGGTCGCGGCCCGGTGGCCACGGTGCTGGTGCAGCGCGGTTCGCTCCGCGTCGGCGACTCGATCGTCGCCGGCGACGCGTACGGCCGCGTCCGCCGCATGGTGGACGAGCACGGCGACGACGTCACGGTCGCGACCCCGTCGCGCCCGGTGCAGGTCATCGGTCTGACCTCGGTGCCCGGCGCCGGCGACTCGTTCCTCGTCGTGGAGGAGGACCGGACGGCACGGCAGATCGCCGAGCGCCGCCAGGCCCGCACCCGCAACGCGCTCAACGCGGCGCGTCGCAAGCGGGTCAGCCTGGAGGACCTGGACGCCGCGCTGAAGGAGACCAGCGCGCTGACCCTGATCATCAAGGGCGACAACTCCGGTACCGTCGAGGCACTGGAAGACGCGCTGCTCAAGATCGAGGTCGGCGACGACGTCGAGCTCCGGGTCATCCACCGGGGCGTCGGTTCCGTCACCGAGGGCGACATCAACCTGGCCGTCGCCGGTAGCGCGATCGTCCTGGGCTTCAACGTCCGGGCCGAGGGCAAGGCGACCGAACTCGCGAACCGCGAGGGCGTGGACGTCCGCTACTACACGGTGATCTACCAGGCGATCGACGAGATCGAGCAGGCCCTCAAGGGCATGCTCAAGCCGGAGTTCGAAGAGGTCCAGCTGGGCCGCGCGGAGATCCGCGACGTGTTCAAGTCCTCCAAGGTCGGCACGATCGCCGGTTGCATGGTCCTGTCGGGCGAGATCCGCCGCAACGCGCGGGCCCGGCTGCTGCGCGACAACAACGTCGTCCAGGAGAACCTGCCGATCAGCTCGCTGCGGCGGTTCAAGGACGACGCCACCGAGGTCCGCGAGGGCTTCGAGTGCGGTCTGACGCTCGGCAACTACGCGGACCTGAAGGTCGGCGACGTCATCGAGACGTTCGAGATGCGCGAGAAGCCGCGCGCCTGA
- a CDS encoding YlxR family protein, whose product MGPRRRARRHPVRLIERQGIDFPVVRRRGSVFTHDGPVRTCIGCRARTLSSELLRVVVVDGAVVPDTRRRLPGRGAWLHPDEGCLRDAEKRRAFPRAFRVQGPLDADRVREHLGQLGKQVVGSPHDRQEARKQVDPS is encoded by the coding sequence GTGGGGCCGCGCCGGCGGGCGCGGCGACATCCGGTTCGGCTGATTGAGCGGCAGGGGATAGACTTCCCAGTGGTTCGACGTCGGGGATCGGTTTTCACGCACGACGGCCCGGTTCGCACGTGCATCGGATGCCGCGCTCGGACGTTGTCCTCCGAGTTGCTGCGCGTGGTGGTCGTGGACGGGGCCGTGGTCCCTGACACTCGCCGAAGGTTGCCCGGTCGGGGTGCTTGGCTGCACCCTGACGAAGGCTGCCTGCGCGACGCCGAGAAGCGAAGGGCGTTCCCGAGGGCCTTCCGGGTCCAGGGACCGCTCGACGCGGACCGGGTTCGCGAACACCTCGGGCAGCTCGGGAAACAGGTCGTGGGATCGCCTCACGACCGGCAGGAAGCAAGGAAGCAGGTCGACCCGTCATGA
- the nusA gene encoding transcription termination factor NusA, translated as MNVDIAALRAIERDKDIPFDTVLEAIETALLTAYKHTDGHHSHSRVEIDRKTGVVRVLAQDLGPDGVVTEEWDDTPEGFGRIAATTARQVILQRLRDAEHERTFGEFSAKEGEIIGGVVQRDARANARGMVVVQVGDTEGVLPPAEQVPGETYDHGSRLKCYVVGVSRGARGPQITLSRTHPNLVRRLFALEVPEIADGTVEIPAVAREAGHRSKIAVRSTVPGVNAKGACIGPMGARVRNVMSELAGEKIDIIDHSDDPATFVGNALSPAKVVSVRVLDERAKTARVVVPDFQLSLAIGKEGQNARLAARLTGWRIDIRSDADTGGAAPAGAATSGSAD; from the coding sequence GTGAACGTCGACATCGCCGCACTGCGGGCGATCGAACGGGACAAGGACATCCCCTTCGACACCGTTCTGGAAGCCATCGAGACCGCACTGCTCACCGCGTACAAGCACACCGACGGCCACCACTCGCACTCCCGGGTCGAGATCGACCGCAAGACCGGGGTGGTCCGGGTGCTGGCCCAGGACCTCGGGCCGGACGGCGTCGTCACCGAGGAGTGGGACGACACGCCGGAGGGCTTCGGCCGCATCGCCGCGACCACCGCGCGCCAGGTCATCCTCCAGCGCCTGCGCGACGCCGAGCACGAGCGCACCTTCGGCGAGTTCTCCGCCAAGGAGGGCGAGATCATCGGCGGCGTGGTGCAGCGGGACGCCCGCGCCAACGCCCGCGGCATGGTCGTCGTCCAGGTCGGCGACACCGAGGGCGTCCTCCCGCCGGCCGAGCAGGTGCCGGGCGAGACCTACGACCACGGGTCGCGCCTCAAGTGCTACGTCGTCGGCGTGTCACGCGGGGCGCGCGGTCCCCAGATCACGTTGTCGCGGACGCACCCGAACCTCGTGCGCAGGCTGTTCGCGCTCGAGGTCCCGGAGATCGCCGACGGCACCGTGGAGATCCCCGCCGTGGCACGTGAGGCAGGTCACCGTTCGAAGATCGCGGTGCGGTCGACGGTGCCCGGGGTGAACGCCAAGGGCGCGTGCATCGGGCCCATGGGGGCACGGGTGCGCAACGTCATGAGCGAGCTGGCCGGTGAGAAGATCGACATCATCGACCACTCCGACGACCCGGCCACGTTCGTCGGGAATGCCTTGTCACCGGCCAAGGTTGTCTCGGTGCGGGTGCTCGACGAGCGGGCCAAGACGGCGCGCGTGGTGGTCCCGGACTTCCAGCTCTCCCTCGCCATCGGCAAGGAGGGCCAGAACGCCCGGCTGGCCGCGCGGCTGACCGGCTGGCGCATCGACATCCGCAGCGACGCCGACACCGGTGGGGCCGCGCCGGCGGGCGCGGCGACATCCGGTTCGGCTGATTGA
- the rimP gene encoding ribosome maturation factor RimP, translating to MSSPPRGELAAQLAPVVREAVEAIGFDLETLDVNQAGRRRLVKVVVDGDDGIGLDEVAQASRAVSAALDANEHLIAGPYTLEVTSPGADRPLTRPRHWRRARLRLVKVKQPDQVEWFGRVGAADDSGVTLLVQGALTRVEYRSIERAVVEIEFKQPPVEELALLEGSSPKEESE from the coding sequence GTGTCCAGCCCGCCGCGCGGAGAACTCGCCGCGCAGCTAGCACCCGTCGTGCGGGAAGCGGTGGAGGCCATCGGCTTCGACCTCGAAACGCTCGACGTGAACCAGGCTGGGCGTCGCAGGCTGGTGAAGGTGGTCGTGGACGGCGACGACGGGATCGGGCTCGACGAGGTCGCCCAGGCCAGTCGTGCCGTGTCCGCCGCGCTCGACGCGAACGAGCACCTCATCGCAGGCCCGTACACGCTTGAAGTCACCTCGCCCGGCGCCGATCGGCCGCTCACCCGGCCACGTCACTGGCGGCGCGCCCGGCTGCGGTTGGTGAAGGTCAAGCAGCCCGACCAGGTCGAGTGGTTCGGCCGGGTCGGGGCCGCCGACGACAGCGGTGTCACGCTGTTGGTCCAGGGTGCGCTCACGCGGGTGGAGTACCGCTCCATCGAGCGGGCCGTGGTCGAGATCGAGTTCAAGCAGCCGCCCGTCGAGGAGCTCGCGCTCCTGGAGGGGTCTAGTCCGAAGGAGGAGTCGGAGTGA
- a CDS encoding ferritin-like domain-containing protein, translating to MNQSNTPSSAPSSVDALQEALAAEHAAVWTYGLVSAFIDDQAPAVAEGANAHRARRDTTERALRDAGAQPRPPAPAYLPPQPVDSATSAIAALIAVETDACAAWRGVMERTDDQPQRKSALDALTQSAIRATRWRKTAGITPAATPLPGTAVG from the coding sequence GTGAACCAGAGCAACACCCCCAGCAGCGCCCCGAGCAGCGTGGACGCCCTGCAAGAAGCGCTGGCCGCCGAACACGCCGCAGTGTGGACTTACGGCTTGGTCAGCGCGTTCATCGACGACCAGGCCCCGGCCGTGGCCGAAGGCGCGAACGCCCACCGGGCCCGCCGCGACACCACCGAACGCGCACTGCGGGACGCCGGAGCCCAACCCCGCCCCCCGGCCCCGGCCTACCTGCCACCCCAACCCGTGGACAGCGCGACATCGGCGATCGCCGCACTGATAGCCGTGGAAACGGACGCGTGCGCGGCCTGGCGAGGCGTGATGGAAAGAACGGACGACCAGCCCCAGCGAAAATCAGCCCTGGACGCCCTGACCCAATCCGCGATCAGAGCCACCCGCTGGCGCAAAACAGCCGGAATAACCCCCGCAGCAACCCCCCTACCCGGCACCGCAGTAGGCTAA